One segment of Falco peregrinus isolate bFalPer1 chromosome 4, bFalPer1.pri, whole genome shotgun sequence DNA contains the following:
- the C4H13orf42 gene encoding uncharacterized protein C13orf42 homolog → MFKKIHSIFQPNSHRRNVTDDIPYCDGTGSAVRLIRSTSMYVLGGEREKISEPLKKCRSTTSIDSCSQPKEEDRDWMYSKTQDCLKYLQDLLALRKKYLDNINNLKSMHMAADSPTSTKLSTTGKKTFLPLPSKESSKASMERKGPQSGSDVREAIAFFDSVIADLDSERWWRVPDVDLPNVDVDFDVATSTSEHSLHSNWILRAPRRYSQDTAQTAKATNQSQRNSQRRTTGSRKRLERHPMYLPKAVEGAYNTLKFKPKTRKKEY, encoded by the exons ATGTTCAAAAAGATCCATTCTATATTTCAGCCCAACTCCCACCGAAGAAATGTGACAGATGACATCCCTTACTGTGATGGCACAGGTTCTGCAGTGAGACTGATTCGCAGCACTTCTATGTACGTCCTTGGAGGTGAGCGGGAAAAAATTAGTGAAccactgaaaaaatgcagaagtacAACCAGCATTGACTCTTGCTCCCAACCAAAAGAGGAAGACAGAGACTGGATGTACTCTAAGACTCAAGACTGCTTGAAGTACTTACAGGATCTGTTAGccttgaggaaaaaatatcttgacAATATCAATAACTTGAAATCCATGCATATGGCTGCAGATTCCCCAACATCCACAAAATTATCCACAACTGGAAAGAAGACATTTCTTCCACTTCCTTCCAAAGAGTCTTCTAAG GCATCCATGGAGAGAAAAGGCCCACAGTCCGGTTCAGATGTAAGAGAAGCAATAGCTTTCTTTGACTCAGTTATTGCAGACCTGGATTCAGAGAGATGGTGGAGAGTTCCTGACGTGGATCTGCCAAACGTGGATGTTGATTTTGATG ttGCTACAAGCACAAGTGAACACAGTTTACATTCAAACTGGATCCTTCGTGCTCCCCGGAGATACTCACAGGATACTGCCCAAACAGCAAAGGCTACAAACCAATCGCAAAGAAACAGCCAGCGGAGAACCACTGGCTCTAGGAAGAGGTTGGAAAGACATCCTATGTACTTGCCCAAAGCTGTGGAAGGAGCATATAACACTTTAAAATTTAAGCCCAAAACACGTAAGAAAGAATATTGA